A region from the Lysobacter sp. BMK333-48F3 genome encodes:
- a CDS encoding HAD family hydrolase, with translation MPAPVRTTFLFDLDGTLVDSVYQHVLAWKHALDADGIPLSVWRIHRKIGMSGGLFTNILLRETGIDITPERVERLHRLHAQAYAAQATQIRPLPGAVELLAYLSDNGIPWAIATSGRMETARHNLVALGVDPERSVVITRDMVKHAKPDPDLFLAAADQVGADIEHSVVVGDSIWDLLAARRARALGVGLLSGGYGQEELERAGAFRVYEDPADLLKHIDEVAARP, from the coding sequence ATGCCCGCCCCCGTACGCACCACCTTCCTGTTCGACCTCGACGGCACGCTCGTCGACAGCGTTTACCAGCACGTGCTGGCGTGGAAGCACGCGCTCGACGCCGACGGCATTCCGCTGTCGGTGTGGCGCATCCACCGCAAGATCGGCATGAGCGGCGGCTTGTTCACCAACATCCTGCTGCGCGAGACCGGAATCGACATCACCCCGGAACGGGTCGAGCGCCTGCACCGCCTGCACGCCCAGGCCTATGCCGCGCAGGCGACCCAGATCCGGCCGCTGCCGGGTGCGGTCGAACTGCTGGCGTATCTGAGCGACAACGGCATTCCCTGGGCGATCGCCACCAGCGGCCGGATGGAGACCGCACGCCACAACCTGGTCGCGCTCGGCGTCGACCCGGAGCGTTCGGTGGTCATCACCCGCGACATGGTCAAGCACGCCAAGCCCGACCCGGACCTGTTCCTGGCCGCGGCCGACCAGGTCGGCGCCGACATCGAGCATTCGGTGGTGGTCGGCGACAGCATCTGGGACCTGCTCGCCGCGCGCCGCGCGCGTGCGCTCGGTGTGGGGCTGCTGTCGGGCGGCTACGGCCAGGAAGAGCTCGAGCGCGCCGGCGCGTTCCGGGTCTACGAAGATCCGGCCGACCTGCTCAAGCACATCGACGAAGTCGCCGCGCGTCCTTAA
- a CDS encoding GntR family transcriptional regulator, which produces MQPYLLDEFRRQSDARRAPAYQHLRRTLQHAIENGELTAGQALPGERELGKWLDLSRVTVRKAIAGLVADGLLVQRQGAGTFVAERIVKSFSRLTSFTDDLRARGLDPRSTFLERGVGEVTPEEAMALNLSPGAQVVRYYRLRTADGVALALERTVVPLAVLPDPTLVENSLYEAFAKLGIRPSRALQRLRAIAFDAEQARLMNLPEGAPGLFIERRTFLDDGRVVEFTRSFYRGDAYDFVAELQSETTP; this is translated from the coding sequence ATGCAGCCCTATCTGCTCGACGAGTTCCGCCGGCAGTCCGACGCGCGACGCGCGCCGGCCTACCAGCACCTGCGCCGGACCCTCCAGCACGCGATCGAGAACGGCGAGCTGACCGCCGGCCAGGCCCTGCCCGGCGAACGCGAGCTGGGCAAATGGCTGGACCTGTCGCGGGTCACCGTGCGCAAGGCCATCGCCGGCCTGGTCGCCGACGGCCTGCTGGTGCAGCGCCAGGGCGCCGGCACCTTCGTCGCCGAGCGCATCGTCAAATCCTTCTCGCGCCTGACCAGCTTCACCGACGACCTGCGCGCGCGCGGCCTCGACCCGCGCTCGACCTTCCTCGAGCGCGGCGTCGGCGAGGTCACTCCGGAAGAGGCGATGGCGCTGAACCTGTCGCCCGGCGCGCAGGTGGTTCGTTACTACCGCTTGCGCACCGCCGACGGCGTGGCGCTCGCACTCGAGCGCACCGTCGTGCCTTTGGCGGTGCTGCCCGACCCGACGCTCGTCGAAAACTCGCTGTACGAAGCCTTCGCCAAGCTCGGCATCCGCCCCAGCCGCGCCCTGCAGCGGCTGCGCGCGATCGCCTTCGACGCCGAGCAGGCGCGGCTGATGAACCTGCCCGAAGGCGCGCCCGGATTGTTCATCGAACGCCGCACCTTCCTCGACGACGGCCGCGTCGTCGAATTCACCCGGTCCTTCTACCGCGGCGACGCCTACGACTTCGTCGCCGAACTACAGAGCGAAACCACGCCGTGA
- a CDS encoding YceI family protein: MAVNPAAPAPMRWRGRVRRTLGGIALALCAGAGLAQPSAVAHSQGFDPLHTRFGFELRTRWGQKVNGEFPRYEGEVATLADGRHQVRIRLATTAVVVGESERYTRLARGERFFDAARYPTIEFVSEPHAADLVRTGGPLRGRLTLHGVSRWETFVLPPGACARPGEDCDAYAYGSVSRYDYRLDGWQLALGDRVRFTMQVRLKPAGLRMADPKPSDSKTPAGDGTERKEPSR; this comes from the coding sequence GTGGCCGTGAACCCGGCGGCGCCGGCGCCGATGCGCTGGCGAGGCCGGGTCCGGCGGACCCTGGGCGGCATCGCGCTGGCGCTGTGCGCCGGCGCGGGCCTGGCGCAACCGTCCGCGGTGGCGCACAGCCAGGGCTTCGACCCGCTGCACACCCGTTTCGGTTTCGAACTGCGCACCCGCTGGGGGCAGAAGGTCAACGGCGAGTTCCCACGCTACGAAGGCGAGGTCGCGACCCTCGCCGACGGCCGCCACCAGGTCCGCATCCGCCTGGCCACCACCGCCGTGGTCGTCGGCGAATCCGAGCGCTACACCCGGCTGGCGCGCGGCGAGCGTTTCTTCGACGCCGCCCGCTACCCGACCATCGAGTTCGTGTCCGAACCGCACGCCGCCGACCTGGTCCGCACCGGCGGGCCGCTGCGCGGCCGGCTGACCCTGCACGGGGTCAGCCGCTGGGAAACCTTCGTCCTGCCCCCCGGCGCCTGCGCCCGCCCGGGCGAGGACTGCGACGCCTACGCCTACGGCAGCGTCAGCCGCTACGACTACCGCCTGGACGGCTGGCAGCTCGCGCTCGGCGACCGGGTCCGCTTCACCATGCAAGTACGGTTGAAGCCTGCAGGCCTCAGAATGGCCGACCCGAAACCCAGCGACAGCAAGACTCCGGCCGGCGACGGCACGGAACGCAAGGAGCCGTCCCGTTGA
- a CDS encoding LacI family DNA-binding transcriptional regulator, whose translation MRRPTIKDVAELAQVSLKTVSRVINDESGVRARTRARVHEAIAELDYRPDPSARSLRSAQPYALGVVYDNPNPYYIISVQNGVLAACRETGYGLQIHPCDSSSPLLAADLIDLVQGARLAGLVLAPPMSERMELVSELVAHGIKLVRIVSAAEDPKDGSPCVWVDDRDAAYDITEHLIQLGHQRIGFLWGGKSHRSSWERYKGYAQALADYGIGEDENLVLPGDYSFDDGFRGARRLFALPDRPTAIFGSNDEIAAGVLAAAKSSGMHVPYDLSIAGFEDSPFSKQSWPTLTTARQATEEIARHAAYRLIAELRRETDQPVEAPANEGFSPILVVRGSTAPPRPPGGA comes from the coding sequence GTGCGCCGACCCACCATCAAAGACGTCGCCGAACTCGCCCAGGTCTCGCTGAAGACCGTGTCGCGGGTGATCAACGACGAATCAGGCGTCCGCGCGCGCACCCGCGCGCGGGTGCACGAAGCCATCGCCGAACTCGACTACCGGCCCGACCCGTCGGCGCGCAGCCTGCGCAGCGCCCAGCCGTACGCCTTGGGCGTGGTCTACGACAACCCGAACCCGTACTACATCATCAGCGTGCAGAACGGCGTGCTCGCCGCCTGCCGCGAAACCGGCTACGGCCTGCAGATCCATCCCTGCGACTCGTCCTCGCCGCTGCTGGCCGCCGACCTGATCGACCTGGTCCAGGGCGCGCGCCTGGCCGGCCTGGTGCTGGCGCCGCCGATGTCCGAACGCATGGAACTGGTCAGCGAACTGGTCGCGCACGGAATCAAGCTGGTGCGCATCGTCTCCGCCGCCGAAGACCCGAAGGACGGCTCGCCCTGCGTCTGGGTCGACGACCGCGACGCCGCCTACGACATCACCGAGCATCTGATCCAGCTCGGCCACCAGCGCATCGGTTTCCTGTGGGGCGGCAAGTCGCACCGCTCCAGTTGGGAACGCTACAAGGGCTATGCGCAGGCGCTGGCCGACTACGGCATCGGCGAGGACGAAAACCTGGTATTGCCGGGCGACTATTCCTTCGACGACGGCTTCCGCGGCGCGCGCCGGCTGTTCGCCCTGCCCGACCGGCCCACCGCGATCTTCGGCAGCAACGACGAGATCGCCGCCGGCGTGCTGGCCGCGGCCAAGTCCTCGGGGATGCACGTGCCCTACGACCTGTCGATCGCCGGCTTCGAGGACAGCCCGTTCTCCAAGCAGTCCTGGCCGACCCTGACCACCGCGCGCCAGGCCACCGAAGAGATCGCCCGGCATGCCGCGTACCGGCTGATCGCCGAGCTGCGGCGCGAGACCGACCAGCCGGTGGAAGCGCCGGCCAACGAAGGCTTCAGCCCGATCCTGGTGGTGCGCGGCTCGACCGCGCCGCCGCGACCGCCTGGGGGCGCCTGA
- a CDS encoding phospholipase D family protein, whose amino-acid sequence MNPVPRGLTAALLALSLSACATLSPAQRDRASQIAAQARSQQVDCQAADACAQVSPLRDLGLRARAASTPEQPRHYALILDRGPDAMLARLDLIRGATRSLDLQTYIFDEDDAGKLVLDELLAAARRGVRVRLLLDQLSALRHVDTLAALSGAHVNFEVRLYNPVLQRARISYPQYVLAAACCWRRLNQRMHTKLLLADRQTGIAGGRNYQDDYYDWDDEYNFRDRDVLVAGPVADLMGDDFELFWNDRRSVPVERLGDVGRRLLKQGVPTLPKTEFERPQRAARMREDAADTEQVRQRLAAQALEVGAVRYISDTPDKHREDSAAAALASDSLRNLIANSRDEVMLQTPYLVLSKSAQQLFRTLHERPDAPRVIVSTNSLAATDAFIAYALSYKYKRRYLREFGFDIYEYKPFPADAPIDIAATGAQLPDLDLPGLPASQGPDQSGPRDRSRPNRVALQGSGSRGSLPDRSSVLYGQRYRQPLAREYAAIRYARRRSNEPVPLKRAGVRIGMHAKSMVIDERIGVIGTHNFDPRGDHYNTESAVVIDDPAFARALADSIRRDIAPANSWVIARRDKPPVFSGLEYSLAKISEHLPIFDLWPVRYATSYEFVPGPNCPHPLYRNDPGFRACYKPVGDFPEVNLGVKSLTTRMFTAFGAGLAPIL is encoded by the coding sequence TTGAATCCCGTGCCGCGCGGCCTGACCGCCGCCCTGCTGGCCCTGAGCCTGAGCGCCTGCGCGACCCTGAGTCCGGCGCAGCGCGACCGCGCCAGCCAGATCGCCGCGCAGGCCCGCTCGCAGCAGGTCGACTGCCAGGCCGCCGACGCCTGCGCCCAGGTGTCGCCGCTGCGCGACCTGGGTCTGCGCGCGCGCGCCGCTTCGACCCCGGAGCAGCCGCGCCACTACGCCCTGATCCTGGACCGCGGCCCCGATGCGATGCTGGCGCGGCTGGACCTGATCCGCGGCGCCACCCGCAGCCTGGACCTGCAGACCTACATCTTCGACGAGGACGACGCCGGCAAGCTGGTGCTCGACGAACTGCTCGCCGCCGCGCGCCGCGGCGTGCGCGTGCGCCTGCTGCTGGACCAGCTGTCGGCGCTGCGCCACGTCGACACCCTGGCCGCGCTGTCCGGCGCGCACGTCAACTTCGAAGTCCGGCTGTACAACCCGGTGCTGCAGCGCGCCCGGATCAGCTATCCGCAGTACGTGCTGGCCGCGGCCTGCTGCTGGCGCCGGCTCAACCAGCGCATGCACACCAAGCTGCTGCTGGCCGACCGCCAGACCGGCATCGCCGGCGGCCGCAATTACCAGGACGACTATTACGACTGGGACGACGAGTACAACTTCCGCGACCGCGACGTGCTGGTCGCCGGCCCGGTCGCCGACCTGATGGGCGACGACTTCGAGCTGTTCTGGAACGACCGCCGCAGCGTCCCGGTCGAGCGGCTCGGCGACGTCGGCCGGCGCCTGCTCAAGCAGGGCGTGCCGACCCTGCCCAAGACCGAGTTCGAGCGCCCGCAGCGCGCCGCGCGGATGCGCGAGGACGCGGCCGACACCGAGCAGGTGCGCCAGCGGCTGGCCGCGCAGGCGCTGGAAGTCGGCGCGGTGCGCTACATCTCCGACACCCCGGACAAACACCGCGAGGACAGCGCCGCCGCCGCGCTGGCCTCCGACTCGCTGCGCAACCTGATCGCCAACTCGCGCGACGAGGTGATGCTGCAGACGCCCTATCTGGTGCTGTCGAAATCGGCCCAGCAATTGTTCCGCACCCTGCACGAACGCCCCGACGCGCCGCGGGTGATCGTCTCGACCAACAGCCTGGCCGCGACCGACGCCTTCATCGCCTACGCGCTGTCGTACAAGTACAAGCGCCGCTACCTGCGCGAGTTCGGCTTCGACATCTACGAGTACAAACCCTTCCCGGCCGACGCGCCGATCGACATCGCCGCCACCGGCGCGCAGCTGCCCGACCTGGACCTGCCCGGCCTGCCCGCATCGCAGGGGCCTGACCAGAGCGGGCCGCGCGATCGCAGCCGGCCCAACCGGGTGGCCCTGCAGGGCAGCGGATCGCGCGGCAGCCTGCCCGACCGCAGCAGCGTGCTGTACGGCCAGCGCTACCGCCAGCCGCTGGCGCGCGAGTACGCCGCGATCCGCTACGCGCGCCGGCGCAGCAACGAACCGGTGCCGCTCAAGCGCGCCGGCGTGCGCATCGGCATGCACGCCAAGTCGATGGTGATCGACGAACGCATCGGCGTGATCGGCACCCATAACTTCGATCCGCGCGGCGACCACTACAACACCGAGAGCGCGGTGGTGATCGACGATCCGGCCTTCGCCCGCGCCCTGGCCGACAGCATCCGCCGCGACATCGCGCCGGCCAATTCCTGGGTGATCGCGCGCCGCGACAAACCGCCGGTGTTCTCCGGGCTGGAGTACTCGCTGGCCAAGATCTCCGAACACCTGCCGATCTTCGACCTGTGGCCGGTGCGCTACGCGACCAGCTACGAGTTCGTGCCCGGCCCGAACTGCCCTCACCCGCTGTACCGCAACGATCCGGGCTTCCGCGCCTGCTACAAGCCGGTCGGCGATTTCCCCGAGGTCAACCTGGGCGTCAAGAGCCTGACCACGCGCATGTTCACCGCCTTCGGAGCGGGGTTGGCGCCGATTCTTTGA
- the edd gene encoding phosphogluconate dehydratase — protein sequence MNTQLHPVVAQVTQRIVERSRARRTAYLARIEAASGSGPHRRRLSCGNLAHGFAACTVGDKHALRSGVAPNLGIVNSYNDMLSAHQPLERFPELIKSAARDCGATAQVAGGVPAMCDGVTQGREGMELSLFSRDVIAMSTAIALSHDMFDAALYLGVCDKIVPGLLIGALQYGHLPGIFVPAGPMTSGLPNDEKSRVRQRYATGEASREELLEAEARSYHGPGTCTFYGTANSNQMLMEMMGLHLPGSSFVHPNTPLRDALTAQAAQRAAQITALGDDYRPIGRIVDERAIVNGVIGLHATGGSTNHLLHLIAMAAAAGIELRLEDFDALSSAIPLLARVYPNGSADVNHFHAAGGLAFLIGELLDHGLLHGDVETVAGPGLARYRVEARLADDGTVAYVPSAPVSADTAVLRPVAEPFRADGGLRVLTGNLGTAAIKVSAVPEDRWTVEAPCRVFAEQHEVKQAFERGELDRDVVVVVRFQGPRANGMPELHQLTPTLTVLQKRGHRVALVTDGRMSGASGQVPAAIHVTPEASAGGPLAKLRDGDLLRVDAVAGTLSVTEPADWATREHATADLSAHHVGFGRELFAAFRGYAAPADQGAGVFPPLPL from the coding sequence GTGAATACCCAACTGCACCCCGTAGTCGCGCAAGTCACGCAACGCATCGTCGAACGCAGCCGCGCGCGCCGTACCGCCTACCTGGCCCGGATCGAGGCGGCCAGCGGCAGCGGTCCGCATCGGCGGCGTCTGTCCTGCGGCAATCTGGCCCACGGTTTCGCCGCCTGCACGGTCGGCGACAAGCACGCGCTGCGCAGCGGCGTCGCGCCCAACCTGGGCATCGTCAATTCCTACAACGACATGCTCTCCGCGCATCAGCCGCTGGAGCGCTTTCCCGAGCTGATCAAGAGCGCGGCGCGCGATTGCGGCGCTACCGCCCAGGTCGCCGGCGGCGTGCCGGCGATGTGCGACGGCGTCACCCAGGGCCGCGAAGGCATGGAGCTGTCGCTGTTCTCGCGCGACGTGATCGCGATGTCGACTGCGATCGCGTTGTCGCACGACATGTTCGACGCGGCGCTGTACCTGGGCGTGTGCGACAAGATCGTGCCGGGCCTGCTGATCGGCGCGCTGCAGTACGGCCACCTGCCGGGCATTTTCGTGCCGGCCGGGCCGATGACCTCGGGCCTGCCCAACGACGAGAAATCGCGCGTGCGCCAGCGCTACGCCACCGGCGAGGCCAGCCGCGAGGAACTGCTCGAGGCCGAGGCGCGCAGCTATCACGGCCCCGGCACCTGCACCTTCTACGGCACCGCCAATTCCAACCAGATGCTGATGGAGATGATGGGCCTGCACCTGCCGGGCTCCAGCTTCGTCCATCCCAACACGCCGTTGCGCGATGCGCTGACCGCGCAGGCGGCGCAGCGCGCGGCGCAGATCACCGCGCTCGGCGACGACTACCGTCCGATCGGCCGGATCGTCGACGAACGCGCGATCGTCAACGGCGTGATCGGCCTGCACGCCACCGGCGGTTCGACCAACCACCTGCTGCACCTGATCGCGATGGCCGCGGCGGCCGGCATCGAGCTGCGCCTGGAGGATTTCGACGCGCTGTCCTCGGCGATTCCGCTGCTGGCGCGGGTGTATCCGAACGGCAGCGCCGACGTGAACCATTTCCACGCTGCCGGCGGCCTGGCGTTCCTGATCGGCGAACTGCTCGACCACGGCCTGCTGCACGGCGACGTCGAAACCGTCGCCGGCCCTGGCCTGGCGCGCTATCGGGTCGAGGCGCGCCTGGCCGACGACGGCACGGTGGCCTACGTGCCCTCGGCGCCGGTCAGCGCCGACACCGCGGTGCTGCGTCCGGTCGCCGAGCCGTTCCGCGCCGACGGCGGCCTGCGCGTGCTCACCGGCAACCTCGGCACCGCCGCGATCAAGGTCTCGGCGGTGCCGGAAGACCGCTGGACGGTCGAAGCGCCGTGCCGGGTGTTCGCCGAACAGCACGAGGTCAAGCAGGCCTTCGAGCGCGGCGAACTCGACCGCGACGTGGTCGTGGTGGTGCGCTTCCAGGGCCCGCGCGCCAACGGCATGCCCGAGCTGCACCAGCTCACCCCGACCCTGACCGTGCTGCAGAAGCGCGGCCACCGCGTCGCCCTGGTCACCGACGGGCGCATGTCCGGCGCGTCGGGACAGGTGCCGGCGGCGATCCACGTCACCCCCGAAGCCAGCGCCGGCGGTCCCTTGGCCAAGCTGCGCGACGGCGACTTACTGCGGGTGGATGCGGTCGCCGGCACGCTGAGCGTGACCGAGCCGGCCGACTGGGCGACGCGCGAGCACGCCACGGCCGACCTGTCGGCGCACCACGTCGGTTTCGGCCGCGAGCTGTTCGCCGCCTTCCGCGGTTACGCCGCACCGGCCGACCAGGGTGCCGGGGTGTTTCCGCCCCTGCCGCTTTGA
- a CDS encoding hotdog fold thioesterase: MNAPASASAARPLFRGTTTVDDLNRLSRNTAMEPLGIVFTEIGPDYVRGTMPVDARTHQPYGLLHGGASVLLAETLGSSAGNLCCPEGKVCVGIEINANHLRGVRQGQVTGTARPLHVGASTQVWEIRIEDEAGRLACVSRLTLAVVPKA, translated from the coding sequence ATGAACGCTCCCGCCTCCGCTTCCGCCGCGCGTCCCCTGTTCCGCGGCACCACCACCGTCGACGACCTCAACCGGCTCTCGCGCAACACCGCGATGGAACCGCTCGGCATCGTCTTCACCGAAATCGGCCCCGACTACGTGCGCGGCACCATGCCGGTCGACGCCCGCACCCATCAGCCCTATGGCCTGCTGCACGGCGGCGCCTCGGTCCTGCTCGCCGAAACCCTGGGCAGCAGCGCCGGCAACCTGTGCTGCCCCGAGGGCAAGGTCTGCGTCGGCATCGAGATCAACGCCAATCACCTGCGCGGCGTGCGCCAGGGCCAGGTCACCGGCACCGCGCGGCCGCTGCACGTCGGCGCCAGCACCCAGGTGTGGGAGATCCGCATCGAGGACGAGGCCGGCCGCCTGGCCTGCGTCTCGCGCCTGACCCTGGCCGTGGTACCCAAGGCCTGA
- the pgl gene encoding 6-phosphogluconolactonase, whose product MKMQAERLKVIEPLPLPLHERLFDDSEQLAQALARQVAADLRGALARHGEACIALSGGNTPKRFFQALSTQTLDWARVTVLPIDERWLPPEHPRSNERLLREHLLQHNAAAARLLPMYRPTPTPEAALMPVMTKIANEGLPLDVAVLGMGDDGHVASLFPDLGRDNPALREIGLQPRGRAPVMAIRTDAMPEPRITLTLSAIFTAPALYLHIEGEKKRAVLDNAQRDPRNALPIRSVLLGAPQPPTLYWSP is encoded by the coding sequence ATGAAGATGCAGGCTGAGCGACTGAAAGTGATCGAACCCTTGCCCCTGCCGCTGCACGAGCGCCTGTTCGACGACAGCGAACAACTGGCCCAGGCGCTGGCGCGCCAGGTCGCCGCCGACCTGCGCGGCGCGCTGGCCCGCCACGGCGAGGCCTGCATCGCCCTGTCCGGCGGCAACACGCCCAAGCGCTTCTTCCAGGCGCTGTCGACCCAGACCCTGGACTGGGCGCGGGTCACCGTGCTGCCGATCGACGAGCGCTGGCTGCCGCCGGAGCATCCGCGCTCCAACGAACGCCTGCTGCGCGAACATCTGCTGCAGCACAACGCCGCCGCGGCGCGCCTGCTGCCGATGTACCGGCCGACGCCGACCCCGGAAGCGGCGCTGATGCCGGTAATGACCAAGATCGCCAACGAAGGCCTGCCGCTGGACGTCGCCGTGCTCGGCATGGGCGACGACGGCCATGTCGCTTCGCTGTTCCCGGACCTGGGTCGCGACAACCCGGCGCTGCGCGAGATCGGCCTGCAGCCGCGCGGCCGCGCGCCGGTGATGGCGATCCGCACCGACGCGATGCCCGAGCCGCGCATAACCCTGACCTTGAGCGCGATCTTCACCGCGCCGGCGCTGTACCTGCACATCGAAGGCGAGAAGAAGCGCGCCGTGCTCGACAACGCCCAGCGCGATCCGCGCAACGCCTTGCCGATCCGCTCGGTGCTGCTCGGCGCCCCGCAGCCTCCGACCCTCTACTGGAGCCCCTAA
- the zwf gene encoding glucose-6-phosphate dehydrogenase — MSVYSVPSPSQAPHLAPLAPFDLVIFGGTGDLALRKLLPALFHRYVDGQIVAGTRLVGIARDERSDEDYRGKVREALRSFAGEQAQQGEALDGFLALLHYRRLDLSSDGGWPEFAAEFPDQERVRVFYLAVGPDLFGVVGDRLQSHGLVNPKTRVVVEKPLGKDGASADTINDALARVFAETQIFRIDHYLGKETVQNLTALRFGNALFEPLWKAEHIDHVQITVAETVGVESRAPYYDKSGALRDMVQNHLLQLLCLVAMEPPSSLAADAIRDEKLKVLRALRPIENGNAAQFTVRGQYKAGAVEGRAVPGYAQELGAQSLTETFVALKAEVKNWRWAGVPFYLRTGKRLAERVSEIVVTFRQVPHSIFEDLTEQDPSSRLAPNKLVLRLQPDEGVKLWLMNKVPGPGGLRLRHVPLDMSFAAAFGGRQADAYERLLMDVVRGNPMLFMRRDEVDAAWKWIDPIRAAWAASADAARPYTAGSWGPSAAVALIERDGRTWHEDAG; from the coding sequence ATGAGCGTCTACTCCGTACCGTCCCCGTCCCAGGCGCCGCATCTGGCGCCGTTGGCCCCGTTCGATCTGGTGATCTTCGGCGGCACCGGCGACCTGGCCCTGCGCAAGCTGCTGCCGGCGCTGTTCCACCGCTACGTCGACGGCCAGATCGTCGCCGGCACCCGCCTGGTCGGCATTGCCCGCGACGAGCGCAGCGACGAGGACTACCGCGGCAAGGTGCGCGAGGCGCTGCGCAGCTTCGCCGGCGAACAGGCCCAGCAGGGCGAGGCCCTGGACGGGTTCCTGGCGCTGCTGCACTACCGCCGCCTGGACCTGAGCTCCGACGGCGGCTGGCCGGAGTTCGCGGCCGAGTTCCCCGACCAGGAGCGGGTGCGGGTGTTCTACCTCGCGGTCGGCCCGGACCTGTTCGGCGTGGTCGGCGACCGCCTGCAGTCGCACGGCCTGGTCAACCCGAAGACGCGGGTGGTGGTGGAAAAGCCGCTCGGCAAGGACGGCGCCAGCGCCGACACCATCAACGACGCATTGGCGCGGGTGTTCGCCGAGACCCAGATCTTTCGCATCGACCATTACCTCGGCAAGGAGACGGTGCAGAACCTCACCGCGCTGCGTTTCGGCAACGCGCTGTTCGAGCCGTTGTGGAAGGCCGAGCACATCGACCACGTGCAGATCACCGTCGCCGAGACCGTCGGCGTGGAATCGCGCGCGCCGTACTACGACAAGTCCGGCGCGCTGCGCGACATGGTCCAGAACCATCTGCTGCAGCTGCTGTGCCTGGTGGCGATGGAGCCGCCGTCCTCGCTCGCCGCCGACGCGATCCGCGACGAGAAGCTGAAAGTGCTGCGCGCGCTGCGCCCGATCGAGAACGGCAACGCCGCCCAGTTCACCGTGCGCGGCCAGTACAAGGCCGGCGCGGTCGAGGGCCGCGCGGTGCCGGGCTATGCGCAGGAGCTCGGCGCGCAGTCGCTGACCGAAACCTTCGTCGCGCTGAAGGCCGAAGTGAAGAACTGGCGCTGGGCCGGGGTGCCGTTCTACCTGCGCACCGGCAAGCGCCTGGCCGAGCGCGTCTCGGAAATCGTGGTCACCTTCCGCCAGGTGCCGCATTCGATCTTCGAAGACCTGACCGAGCAGGACCCGTCCAGCCGGTTGGCGCCGAACAAGCTGGTGCTGCGCCTGCAGCCCGACGAAGGCGTGAAGCTGTGGCTGATGAACAAGGTGCCCGGCCCCGGCGGCCTGCGCCTGCGCCACGTGCCGCTGGACATGAGCTTCGCCGCCGCGTTCGGCGGGCGCCAGGCCGACGCTTACGAGCGCCTGCTGATGGACGTGGTGCGCGGCAATCCGATGTTGTTCATGCGCCGCGACGAAGTCGACGCGGCCTGGAAATGGATCGACCCGATCCGCGCCGCCTGGGCGGCGAGCGCCGATGCGGCGCGCCCGTACACCGCCGGCAGCTGGGGCCCGAGCGCCGCGGTGGCCCTGATCGAACGCGATGGGAGGACCTGGCATGAAGATGCAGGCTGA
- the eda gene encoding bifunctional 4-hydroxy-2-oxoglutarate aldolase/2-dehydro-3-deoxy-phosphogluconate aldolase: MSSIQDLQQRVGAVLALAPVVPVLVIDELKDAVPLARALVAGGLPAIEVTLRTPVALDAVRAIAAEVEGAAVGVGSVRRPSDFADALKAGATFAVSPGSSPGLLAAARDIDLAWLPGAATASEAMALLEQGYTQLKFFPAESIGGATALKGIGGPLPELRFCATGGIGAHNAGEYLALNNVPCVGGSWVAPAAAVKAGDWARIEALAREAAALK, encoded by the coding sequence ATGAGTTCGATCCAGGATCTGCAACAGCGCGTCGGCGCAGTGCTGGCGTTGGCGCCGGTGGTGCCGGTGCTGGTGATCGATGAATTGAAGGACGCGGTGCCGCTGGCGCGCGCCCTGGTCGCCGGCGGATTGCCGGCGATCGAAGTCACCTTGCGCACGCCGGTGGCGCTGGACGCGGTGCGGGCGATCGCGGCCGAAGTCGAAGGCGCCGCGGTCGGCGTCGGCAGCGTGCGCCGTCCTTCGGACTTCGCCGACGCGCTCAAGGCCGGCGCCACCTTCGCCGTGTCGCCGGGCAGTTCGCCCGGGCTGCTCGCCGCCGCGCGCGACATCGACCTGGCGTGGCTGCCGGGCGCGGCCACCGCCTCGGAAGCGATGGCCTTGCTGGAGCAGGGCTATACCCAGCTCAAGTTCTTCCCGGCCGAATCGATCGGCGGCGCGACCGCGCTGAAAGGCATCGGCGGGCCGCTGCCGGAGCTGCGGTTCTGCGCCACCGGCGGCATCGGCGCGCACAACGCCGGCGAGTACCTGGCGTTGAACAACGTGCCCTGCGTGGGCGGCTCGTGGGTGGCGCCGGCGGCAGCGGTAAAGGCCGGCGATTGGGCCAGGATCGAAGCGCTGGCGCGCGAAGCGGCGGCGTTGAAGTGA